The proteins below are encoded in one region of Vespa velutina chromosome 11, iVesVel2.1, whole genome shotgun sequence:
- the LOC124952985 gene encoding myosin-2 heavy chain-like isoform X1, which translates to MLHSKATAALMRLKEIDKKYKMRKEEMYIMNSSTESALTSPSMEHSIREKKKLNNLKIPLKSKLDVRMPKTQIEVEEVEEEYISRSTTNDKVSSIIVIDVETKSAKNIDEEFSNNTSSSLIETNENISTRSNEKVVSNIDKNESIEIDENKEEMSEKEIKMDNEDKEIIVEVLQVDREYSTSKILSEIEEFESLPVEQALSYVNDTFEEASSTILSTMKTNDDPLSTNKSFNSEDEEEKTIDENMRFGVKKVDIISKKDFILEQQEADNSGEKQIVELVPPKLIENTSECEIGLNKELSNYVKTIESIEGDVSDITPVQLLRSSKQTEISSRSYKKKYKRRPSTTKDNNEDSSKSDKTESLVTSKSNRRSPKLTLKNDIKKINNSLDDKTILFENNEQRNTDDKGKKLSDKDKDSNIIISSNNDRFHRTNNNLRFATKRKKKRTKSHRSSRIDKTTDFNEKKFSRFDIKQMYRLQKQISKLVGELRLYDNSSSKKLDPVLFKPLDFPNIINYIRPDRNFELTKEDPYIGFDEKLATIRQWLKDQYIFYQVRSNLVQIINEKYVPMSLEDAKTVIRQLQKTKVEAR; encoded by the exons ATGTTGCATTCTAAAGCAACTGCAGCGCTGATGCGTTTGAaggaaatcgataaaaaatataaaatgagaaaagaggaaatgtACATAATGAACTCGAGTACGGAAAGTGCATTAACAAGTCCATCGATGGAACAttctataagagaaaaaaagaaattgaataatCTTAAAATTCCTTTAAAATCTAAACTCGACGTGAGAATGCCAAAAACACAAATAGAAGTGGaagaggtagaagaagaatatatttcaCGTTCTACAACAAATGATAAAGTTTCTTCGATTATTGTGATTGACGTAGAAACAAAATCGGCGAAAAACATAGATGaagaattttctaataatacgTCATCATCATTGATCGAAACCAATGAGAATATCTCAACGAGATCTAATGAAAAAGTAGTTtctaatattgataaaaatgaaagtattgaaattgacgaaaataaagaagaaatgtcggaaaaggaaattaaaatggataacgaagataaagagattATCGTCGAAGTTTTACAAGTTGATAGGGAATATAGTACTTCGAAAATTTTATCAGAAATAGAAGAATTTGAGTCGTTGCCTGTTGAGCAAGCATTAAGCTATGTCAATGATACTTTCGAAGAAGCATCGAGTACGATATTATCAACGATGAAAACAAACGATGATCCGTTATCCACGAATAAGTCGTTTAATTCggaggatgaggaagagaaaacTATAGATGAGAACATGAGATTTGGCGTGAAGAAAGTTGATATTATATCTAAAAAGGATTTTATACTTGAACAACAGGAAGCAGATAATTCAGG tgAAAAACAGATTGTTGAGTTGGTACCAccgaaattaatagaaaacacTAGTGAATGTGAAATAGGTCTTAACAAAGAATTATCGAATTATGTTAAAACAATTGAAAGTATCGAAGGGGACGTAAGCGACATTACACCTGTTCAATTATTAAGATCGTCGAAACAGACAGAGATATCTTCGcgaagttataaaaaaaaatataaacgtcgTCCATCAACAAcgaaggataataacgaagattcTTCTAAGAGTGATAAGACAGAATCTTTAGTAACATCGAAGAGTAATCGTCGATCGCCAAAATTGACGTTgaagaatgatattaaaaaaataaacaattcttTAGATGacaaaacaattctttttgaaaataacgAGCAACGAAATACCGacgataaaggaaagaaattatccgataaagataaagattctAACATTATAATATCTTCTAATAATGATCGTTTTCATCGGACGAATAATAATCTACGATTTGCg actaaacggaaaaagaaaaggacaaaatcACATAGATCCTCAAGAATCGATAAGACAACAGattttaacgaaaagaaattctctaGATTCGATATCAAACAAATGTATCGTCTTCAAAAACAAATATCGAAACTTGTCGGTGAACTTCGGTTGTACGATAATTCTTCTTCTAAGAAATTAGATCCAGTTTTGTTCAAACCTCTCGATTTTCCAAACATTATCAACTATATACGTCCTG ataGAAATTTTGAATTAACGAAAGAAGATCCTTACATCGGATTTGATGAAAAACTTGCTACGATAAGACAATGGCTCAAAGATCAATACATTTTCTATCAAGTTCGTAGTAACTTAGTACAGATAATTAACGAGAAATACGTTCCCATGAGTCTCGAAGATGCAAAGACG GTAATACGTCAattacaaaaaacaaaagtcgAAGCgagataa
- the LOC124952985 gene encoding myosin-2 heavy chain-like isoform X2, translated as MLHSKATAALMRLKEIDKKYKMRKEEMYIMNSSTESALTSPSMEHSIREKKKLNNLKIPLKSKLDVRMPKTQIEVEEVEEEYISRSTTNDKVSSIIVIDVETKSAKNIDEEFSNNTSSSLIETNENISTRSNEKVVSNIDKNESIEIDENKEEMSEKEIKMDNEDKEIIVEVLQVDREYSTSKILSEIEEFESLPVEQALSYVNDTFEEASSTILSTMKTNDDPLSTNKSFNSEDEEEKTIDENMRFGVKKVDIISKKDFILEQQEADNSGEKQIVELVPPKLIENTSECEIGLNKELSNYVKTIESIEGDVSDITPVQLLRSSKQTEISSRSYKKKYKRRPSTTKDNNEDSSKSDKTESLVTSKSNRRSPKLTLKNDIKKINNSLDDKTILFENNEQRNTDDKGKKLSDKDKDSNIIISSNNDRFHRTNNNLRFATKRKKKRTKSHRSSRIDKTTDFNEKKFSRFDIKQMYRLQKQISKLVGELRLYDNSSSKKLDPVLFKPLDFPNIINYIRPDRNFELTKEDPYIGFDEKLATIRQWLKDQYIFYQVRSNLVQIINEKYVPMSLEDAKTATYRRKEKV; from the exons ATGTTGCATTCTAAAGCAACTGCAGCGCTGATGCGTTTGAaggaaatcgataaaaaatataaaatgagaaaagaggaaatgtACATAATGAACTCGAGTACGGAAAGTGCATTAACAAGTCCATCGATGGAACAttctataagagaaaaaaagaaattgaataatCTTAAAATTCCTTTAAAATCTAAACTCGACGTGAGAATGCCAAAAACACAAATAGAAGTGGaagaggtagaagaagaatatatttcaCGTTCTACAACAAATGATAAAGTTTCTTCGATTATTGTGATTGACGTAGAAACAAAATCGGCGAAAAACATAGATGaagaattttctaataatacgTCATCATCATTGATCGAAACCAATGAGAATATCTCAACGAGATCTAATGAAAAAGTAGTTtctaatattgataaaaatgaaagtattgaaattgacgaaaataaagaagaaatgtcggaaaaggaaattaaaatggataacgaagataaagagattATCGTCGAAGTTTTACAAGTTGATAGGGAATATAGTACTTCGAAAATTTTATCAGAAATAGAAGAATTTGAGTCGTTGCCTGTTGAGCAAGCATTAAGCTATGTCAATGATACTTTCGAAGAAGCATCGAGTACGATATTATCAACGATGAAAACAAACGATGATCCGTTATCCACGAATAAGTCGTTTAATTCggaggatgaggaagagaaaacTATAGATGAGAACATGAGATTTGGCGTGAAGAAAGTTGATATTATATCTAAAAAGGATTTTATACTTGAACAACAGGAAGCAGATAATTCAGG tgAAAAACAGATTGTTGAGTTGGTACCAccgaaattaatagaaaacacTAGTGAATGTGAAATAGGTCTTAACAAAGAATTATCGAATTATGTTAAAACAATTGAAAGTATCGAAGGGGACGTAAGCGACATTACACCTGTTCAATTATTAAGATCGTCGAAACAGACAGAGATATCTTCGcgaagttataaaaaaaaatataaacgtcgTCCATCAACAAcgaaggataataacgaagattcTTCTAAGAGTGATAAGACAGAATCTTTAGTAACATCGAAGAGTAATCGTCGATCGCCAAAATTGACGTTgaagaatgatattaaaaaaataaacaattcttTAGATGacaaaacaattctttttgaaaataacgAGCAACGAAATACCGacgataaaggaaagaaattatccgataaagataaagattctAACATTATAATATCTTCTAATAATGATCGTTTTCATCGGACGAATAATAATCTACGATTTGCg actaaacggaaaaagaaaaggacaaaatcACATAGATCCTCAAGAATCGATAAGACAACAGattttaacgaaaagaaattctctaGATTCGATATCAAACAAATGTATCGTCTTCAAAAACAAATATCGAAACTTGTCGGTGAACTTCGGTTGTACGATAATTCTTCTTCTAAGAAATTAGATCCAGTTTTGTTCAAACCTCTCGATTTTCCAAACATTATCAACTATATACGTCCTG ataGAAATTTTGAATTAACGAAAGAAGATCCTTACATCGGATTTGATGAAAAACTTGCTACGATAAGACAATGGCTCAAAGATCAATACATTTTCTATCAAGTTCGTAGTAACTTAGTACAGATAATTAACGAGAAATACGTTCCCATGAGTCTCGAAGATGCAAAGACG gcaacttatagaagaaaagaaaaagtataa
- the LOC124952992 gene encoding uncharacterized protein LOC124952992, producing MARQQTADRNIPHLRDIFGFGNKWENARMQAEEKAAGHDSAVSIGSTSGEEESPKNSKKKKTRRRDNSKTLTESDVKHLERHLSMKKTIRKKIMRDLQQAFVEDPNEFRVDDIPPEQLKAEINIQSLSFGTPSQKQGRTRGNAESTFLDMLRAGGGLEKNGTDGDRDSGHGGSPTRETPSAQDTDDECSYSYDTPTAMPPKKSGNFWRRFTMKNRNKR from the exons atggCAAGGCAGCAGACAGCCGATCGAAATATACCTCATTTACGTGACATTTTCGGTTTTGGTAACAAATGGGAAAATGCACGTATGCAAGCCGAAGAAAAAGCTGCTGGACATGACAGCGCGGTTTCCATAGGTTCAACTTCTGGTGAAGAAGAAAGTCCGAAGAatagtaagaagaagaagacaagaaGACGGGACAACAGTAAGACCCTTACCGAGAGCGATGTCAAACATTTGGAAAGACATCTTTCAATGAAGAAGACGATACGTAAGAAGATAATGCGTGACCTTCAACAAGCCTTCGTTGAAGATCCTAATGAGTTCCGCGTTGATGACATACCACCGGAACAACTCAAAGCTGAAATCAATATTCAGAGTCTCAGTTTCGGTACGCCATCTCAAAAACAGGGACGCACGCGTGGCAATGCCGAGAGCACGTTTCTTGATATGCTTAGAGCAGGTGGCG gtttagaaaaaaatggtACAGACGGTGATAGGGATTCTGGACACGGTGGTTCGCCAACAAGAGAAACACCTAGTGCCCAAGATACCGATGATGAATGTAGCTATAGCTATGACACTCCAACAGCGATGCCTCCGAAAAAGAGCGGCAACTTTTGGAGACGTTTTACtatgaaaaatcgtaataaacgATAA
- the LOC124952993 gene encoding uncharacterized protein LOC124952993, translating into MGKSRNGKTAVILTLIAFIFVVIAFTTPNWLETDGKLENPTFRKIGLWQVCFQGFEDPHHLYDTRFYGCWWVFEEEYYIIHDILLPDFFVATQFFFTLCMTLLLIAGFLTITYTCCSRHHEKFQLLLWATGGSLNLAGLCGIISVIIFGARGDGRDWLPNWEHNDVSWSFALAVVGSFTAIASGILFLIEGRRYKKKVERILNEEQKTHTTI; encoded by the exons ATGGGAAAGTCACGAAATGGAAAGACGGCAGTTATCTTGACGTTAATTGCTTTTATATTTGTGGTTATTGCATTCACCACACCCAATTGGCTTGAAACGGATGGTAAATTAGAGAATCCaacatttagaaaaattg gCTTATGGCAGGTTTGCTTCCAAGGTTTTGAAGATCCACATCATCTCTATGATACTAGATTCTATGGTTGCTGGTGGGTTTTTgaagaagaatattatatcattcacGATATTCTTTTACCCGACTTCTTCGTCGCAacacaatttttctttactctgtgtatgacattattattaatcgctGGATTTTTAACTATAACGTATACTTGCTGTTCTCGACatcatgaaaaatttcaattgctTTTATGGGCAACTGGAGGATCTTTAAATTTAGCTGGATTATGCGGcattatttctgttataatATTTGGTGCCAGGGGTGATGGACGTGATTGGTTGCCCAATTGGGAACACAATGATGTCAGTTGGTCATTCGCTTTAGCAGTTGTTGGTAGCTTCACAGCAATTGCCTCTGGTATACTCTTTTTAATTGAAGGGcgtagatataaaaagaaagtagaacgAATATTGaatgaagaacaaaaaacgCACACTACTATTTAA
- the LOC124953002 gene encoding uncharacterized protein LOC124953002, with product MGKIRSLSGDVGVGILLLALFCISIAFGTSAWLISDPRMIGAQFAKLGLWTHCFRSLPSPYESDAPTQFFVGCRWVYDPFTKGYDNIRGFLMPPFMIATQFFFTICFLLVLISFGLMLLLVLCCGPEEKRYILLIKIISYLLLTSGLHGSIAVIIFACCGNKDGWMPGHENNYFGWSFAMAVVGTTLALIGGILFLIEANIQSKKRKYLKESQTRFQLESNT from the exons ATGGGGAAGATAAGAAGTTTATCTGGTGATGTAGGTGTTGGCATTCTTTTATTGGCCTTATTTTGTATTAGCATAGCATTTGGTACATCGGCATGGTTAATCAGTGATCCTAGAATGATAGGTGCTCAATTTGCTAAACTGGGTCTTTGGACGCATTGCTTTAGATCTTTACCAAGCCCATATGAATCTGATGCACCTACACAATTTTTTGTAGGTTGTAGATGGGTTTATGATCCTTTTACTAAGGGATACGATAATATACGAGGCTTTTTAATGCCAC CTTTTATGATAGCtactcaattttttttcacaatatgTTTTCTACTTGTTCTAATATCATTTGGATTAATGCTGCTGTTGGTATTATGCTGTGGtccagaagaaaaaagatatatcctacttattaaaattattagttatttattacTGACAAGTGGTCTGCATGGTTCTATAGCTGTCATCATATTTGCATGTTGTGGAAATAAGGATGGTTGGATGCCAGgtcatgaaaataattatttcggaTGGTCTTTTGCAATGGCTGTAGTTGGCACTACCTTAGCTCTTATAGGAGGTATACTGTTCCTTATCGAAGCAAATATACAGAGCAAAAAGCGTAAATATCTAAAAGAATCTCAAACGCGATTTCAATTAGAATCAAATACATAG
- the LOC124952999 gene encoding probable enoyl-CoA hydratase, mitochondrial encodes MATIRLGQILFPRVSYIVRKPQQFTSSIKFYSSQINNYELIKVETTGENKNVGLITLNRPKALNALCNQLMIELNEAIQKLDKDDNIGAIVITGSEKAFAAGADIKEMINNTYSQTMKGNFLSFWNAVSKVIKPVIAAVNGYALGGGCELAMMCDIIYAGDKAKFGQPEIAIGTIPGAGGTQRLTKAIGKSKAMEMVLTGNQITAEEAEKSGLVSKVFPSDKVVQEAIKLGEKIASHSQLVISMAKESVNMAYETTLQEGLHFEKRMFHGTFATTDRKEGMTAFVEKRQPKFTNQ; translated from the exons aTGGCAACTATTCGCTTAggtcaaatattatttcctcGCGTTTCTTATATCGTTAGAAAACCACAACAATTCACATCTTCCATCAAGTTTTATTCTT CtcaaatcaataattatgaattgatAAAAGTAGAGACTActggagaaaataaaaatgttggcTTAATTACTTTGAATCGGCCAAAAGCATTAAATGCTTTATGCAATCAATTAATGATTGAACTAAATGAAGCTATACAAAAATtagataaagatgataatattgGAGCAATTGTTATTACAGGAAGTGAGAAAGCATTTGCGGctg GTGCTGACATCAaggaaatgattaataatacatattctcAGACTATGAAaggtaattttctttcattttggaATGCAGTTTCCAAAGTTATTAAGCCTGTCATTGCGGCTGTGAACGGATATGCT ttagGGGGTGGATGTGAATTAGCTATGATGTGCGATATTATTTATGCTGGAGATAAAGCAAAATTTGGTCAACCAGAAATAGCTATTGGTACAATACCTGGTGCCGGTGGTACTCAAAGATTAACCAAAGCTATTGGAAAAAGTAAAGCAATGGAAATGGTACTTACTGGAAATCAAATAACTGCGGAGGAAGCTGAAAAAAGTG GATTGGTCAGTAAAGTATTCCCATCTGATAAAGTAGTACAAGAAGCAATTAAGCTTGGAGAAAAAATAGCTTCGCATTCGCAATTAGTTATATCTATGGCAAAAGAATCTGTTAACATGG CTTATGAAACTACATTGCAAGAAGGATTACATTTTGAAAAGAGAATGTTTCATGGAACATTTGCCAcg actgatagaaaagaaggaatgacTGCTTTCGTTGAAAAGCGTCAACCCAAATTTACTAATcagtaa
- the LOC124953001 gene encoding proteasome subunit alpha type-7-1, producing the protein MTARYDRAITVFSPDGHLLQVEYAQEAVKKGSTAVGVRGNDVVVLGVEKKSVAKLQEERTVRKICLLDDHVVMAFAGLTADARVLINRAQIECQSHKLTVEDPVTLEYITRYIAGLKQKYTQSNGRRPFGISCLLAGFDYDGVPHLYQTEPSGIYYEWKANATGRSAKTVHEFLEKYYTPEEVATEKGSIKLAIRALLEVVQSGQKNLEIAVMRRGQPMQMLDSDTIGEYVTEIEKEKEAEAEKKKQKK; encoded by the exons ATGACAGCTAGGTACGATAGGGCGATAACAGTATTTTCACCTGATGGGCATTTACTTCAAGTAGAATACGCTCAGGAAGCTGTAAAAAAAGGATCAACAGCG GTTGGAGTACGGGGAAATGATGTTGTTGTTTTGGGcgtagaaaagaaatctgTTGCTAAATTACAAGAAGAACGTACTGTTCGTAAAATATGTCTTTTGGATGATCATGTTGTCATGGCATTTGCAG GATTAACTGCGGATGCCAGAGTATTAATAAATCGTGCACAAATAGAATGCCAAAGTCATAAATTAACTGTTGAAGATCCTGTTACTTTGGAATATATTACTAGGTATATTGCAG GTTTAAAGCAAAAGTATACACAAAGTAATGGTAGAAGACCTTTTGGTATATCATGTCTTTTAGCTGGTTTTGATTATGATGGTGTACCGCATTTATATCAAACAGAACCATCTGGTATATATTATGAGTGGAAG GCAAATGCAACGGGCAGAAGTGCAAAAACAGTACATGAATTTCTAGAGAAATATTATACACCTGAAGAAGTAGCAACAGAAAAAGGATCTATCAAATTAGCTATTAGAGCTTTATTGGAAGTAGTACAATCTGGCCAAAAGAATTTAGAAATAGCAGTTATGCGACGTGGACAACCTATGCAG atGTTAGACAGTGACACTATAGGAGAATATgtgacagagatagagaaagaaaaagaggcagaagctgaaaagaagaaacaaaaaaagtga
- the LOC124953003 gene encoding ER membrane protein complex subunit 5 gives MPATTMHKFVTFLGVISMLHAAYSAAQHRSYLRITEQEFTTLPIDILIQGIISLFIVMYGVMYIAGDFKEIRAVVDLENKSWETLRNLPSFQIFNHRGKSLSPDYI, from the exons atgccGGCCACAACAATGCATAAATTCGTAACATTTCTTGGAGTGATTTCCATGTTGCATGCTGCTTATTCAGCTGCACAAC ataGATCATATTTGCGAATAACTGAACAAGAATTTACTACATTACCAATTGAT ATATTAATACAAGGTATAATAAGTTTATTCATAGTTATGTATGGTGTGATGTACATAGCTGgtgattttaaagaaatacgaGCAGTTGTTGATTTGGAAAACAAATCTTGGGAAACATTAAGAAATCTTCcatcatttcaaatatttaatcacCGTGGCAAATCACTATCTCCCGattatatttaa
- the LOC124952997 gene encoding mediator of RNA polymerase II transcription subunit 15, with translation MATDENSWRTQSFRQSVVAKLDEAVQMSGMPTAKNSIEMESHVFQKAKSKEEYLSFIARLIFHVREMNSKKGAGNIAPGNTGSGGQGMPDPIGALQTLARQGTGNNQMIGMGGPGPNPQGIVPQSSTNTATNLLQSLNQRPGQPMTMPGLPNKMSGMGMMQSVGTMSHMNAIQGMQSGAILTQINQMNQGNMPQQMNQMIPTQMNQINTGQMQQNMQNQMQNQLSGQMSNQIGGSINGMQTNIPQQMNQISSGQMGPAQVTQQLNHMQRKPGEIINTVFPGPRNVTPNQFLRQSPSPSAPSPAALAAPASNQMVASPALVPSPSPQHPIIAGPQRSVGMAPSPSSSLNTPVAVGATPSPQQEDQAYRDKVRQLSKYIEPLKRMISRMGNDGNVDKLSKMKRLLEILSTPSKRMPMETLLKCEVVLEKVDFKRGDGSVGPPVTTLKEHHFFSPLLEAVSTHLQSPVVNHTLQRTFGPCLEALFGPEIKTLPPLKKQKIEEPPSEIPDVLQGEIARLDQRFKVSLDPAQQNGSKCIQLICWLDDRHLPCVPPVSVIVPADYPLTPPRCVMTPHEYTTTFLCAVQKALNARIAKLPRHFSVSQLLDTWEMSVRQASAPTQTPVTASTVLMSL, from the exons atggcaACCGACGAAAATTCTTGGCGAACTCAAAGCTTTCGACAAAGTGTAGTAGCAAAACT TGATGAAGCTGTACAAATGTCAGGCATGCCTACAGCAAAGAATAGCATTGAGATGGAAAGCCATGTTTTTCAAAAGGCGAAAAGCaag gagGAATATTTAAGTTTTATCGCAAGACTTATCTTCCATGTCAGAGAAatga attctAAAAAAGGAGCTGGTAATATAGCACCTGGTAATACTGGAAGTGGAGGTCAAGGTATGCCAGATCCAATTGGTGCATTGCAAACTTTAGCAAGACAGGGAACAGGCAATAATCAAATGATTGGGATGGGTGGACCTGGGCCTAATCCGCAAGGCATTGTACCACAATCTTCTACAAATACAGCCAcaaatc TTTTGCAAAGTTTAAATCAACGTCCTGGACAACCAATGACTATGCCTGGTTTGCCAAATAAAATGTCTGGAATGGGTATGATGCAATCTGTTGGTACTATGAGTCATATGAATGCAATCCAAGGTATGCAAAGTGGTGCAATTTTAACTCAAATTAATCAGATGAATCAAGGAAATATGCCACAGCAAATGAATCAAATGATTCCAACTCAAATGAATCAAATAAATACTGGACAAATGCAGCAGAATATGCAA AATCAAATGCAAAATCAGTTATCAGGGCAAATGTCCAATCAGATTGGCGGATCTATAAACGGTATGCAAACTAATATTCCCCAACAAATGAATCAAATTTCTTCTGGCCAGATGGGTCCTGCTCAAGTGACACAACAGTTAAATCACATgcaaagaaaa cctggagaaataataaatactgtATTTCCTGGTCCACGTAATGTTACTCCAAATCAATTCTTAAGACAAAGTCCATCTCCTTCTGCCCCTAGTCCAGCAGCTTTAGCAGCACCAGCaag TAATCAAATGGTAGCATCTCCTGCTTTGGTACCATCTCCAAGCCCACAACATCCTATCATAGCAGGACCACAAAGATCTGTAG gtATGGCACCATCTCCTAGTAGCTCATTAAATACTCCAGTAGCCGTGGGAGCAACACCTAGTCCACAACAAGAAGATCAAGCATATAGAGATAAAGTTCGACAACttagtaaatatatagaaccattaaaaagaatgatatcCAGAATGGGAAATGATGGAA ATGTCGATAAGttaagtaaaatgaaaagattattGGAGATTTTATCAACACCAAGTAAACGTATGCCAATGGAAACACTCTTAAAATGTGAAGTTGTATTAGAAAAGGTCGACTTCAAAAGAGGCGACGGCAGTGTTGGACCACCAGTAACAACTTTAAAAGAACATCATTTCTTTAGTCCACTTTTAGAAGCAGTAAGCACTCATTTACAAAGTCCAGTAGTAAATCATACTTTACAACGTACTTTTGGTCCATGTTTAGAGGCATTGTTTGGACCAGAGATcaa AACTTTGCCACCATTGAAGAAACAGAAGATAGAAGAGCCACCGAGTGAAATACCGGATGTATTACAAGGAGAAATTGCACGTCTTGATCAACGATTCAAa GTAAGCTTGGATCCAGCACAACAAAATGGTTCTAAATGCATACAATTGATATGCTGGTTGGATGATCGTCATTTACCATGTGTACCACCTGTATCGGTCATTGTACCTGCTGATTATCCATTAACACCACCGCGTTGTGTTATGACGCCTCACGAATATACTACAACATTCCTTTGTGCCGTTCAAAAGGCGTTGAACGCTCGTATTGCAAAACTTCCACGTCATTTTTCTGTATCACAATTACTCGATACTTGGGAAATGAGCGTAAGACAAGCGAGTGCACCAACGCAAACTCCTGTTACTGCTAGTACGGTCTTAATGAGTCTATAG
- the LOC124953000 gene encoding uncharacterized protein LOC124953000 has protein sequence MSNLNNYYYAQYASISESEPNYDSDNPEVLEALKNSPTHTQFINIIEKRKKKELLYKHWKNTIHHDSIIELKSQIEKECGMRVRLRGRVVTYVYKPELDNDGKYFRFKFVYRYSKILHKWYFSLGYSFLPDVLEIKNILKRNVYNPIGPKIIKIMKKIREIIDAFIESYLYIFQIIDYAEKKYPDIAFQVNRNHTNLKMLLMEKTWPKSIKKINATDIIIVTFKFDKNLEINIIDFEYLFNENKLVSEDIKKMYLNLLWNKLEIFIKLPFYEAFTHFMDE, from the coding sequence atgtcaaatttgaataattattactatgcTCAATATGCATCAATATCTGAAAGTGAGCCTAATTATGATTCTGATAATCCAGAGGTTTTGGAAGCTCTCAAAAACTCTCCAACTCATactcaatttattaatatcattgaaaaaagaaaaaaaaaagaattattgtaCAAACATTGGAAAAATACAATTCATCATGATTCaattatagaattaaaaagtcaaatcgaaaaagaatgcGGTATGAGAGTTCGATTAAGAGGAAGAGTTGTAACTTATGTTTATAAGCCTGAATTAGATAatgatggaaaatattttcgatttaaatttgtttatcgttatagtaaaatattacataaatggTATTTTTCCTTGGGTTATAGTTTTTTACCTGATGTAttagaaatcaaaaatatattaaaacgcAATGTATACAATCCGATTGGTcctaaaataattaagatcaTGAAAAAAATCAGAGAAATTATAGATGCCTTTATAGAatcatatttgtatatttttcaaattattgattatgcagaaaagaaatatccaGATATTGCATTTCAAGTAAATCGAAATCacacaaatttaaaaatgttgcTAATGGAGAAGACATGGCCAAAGAgcataaagaagataaatgcaacggatataattattgtcacttttaaatttgataaaaatcttgAGATTAACATTATTGATTTTGAATATCTATTCAATGAGAATAAATTAGTGTctgaagatattaaaaaaatgtatttaaatttattgtgGAATAAGttggaaatttttataaaattaccttTCTATGAAGCATTTACACATTTCATGGATGAATAA